The Salinibacter grassmerensis nucleotide sequence GCCTCCTCGGACTTTGGTGCCTCGGGGACAGCCGACCTCATAGAACGCCTCGACCGGTTTGCGTACTGGAGTGATGACTGCATCCCAATCCCTGGCCTCAACGCCCGAATTGGGCTTGATCCGGTCATCGGGCTCGTGCCGGTCTGGGGTGACATCATCACCGCCATCATTTCCTGCTACGTGCCCTATGAGGCATACCGTGTCG carries:
- a CDS encoding DUF4112 domain-containing protein, which codes for MTADASSDFGASGTADLIERLDRFAYWSDDCIPIPGLNARIGLDPVIGLVPVWGDIITAIISCYVPYEAYRVGAPPTLIFKMVLIVVLDALSGTIPVMGDLIDAAVKANKMNVQMLKNHLGA